AACCAGAACTTTGTCCGACGGACAACGTTTGTACCGGCGAATGGCGGCGAGGAAAATCCCGAAGAAGGCGAAAGCCAGAATAGTGACGAAAATCATCAGATACACAGTGCATCCTCCTTATCGCAACAGATGTGTTTTAGGTCTCTTTGACCACCAGTACCATATCTTGGTCGATGATATCCACGACCTGGATTCGGGCGCCGGTGGGTAGTTCTTCGCCGTCAGTATACGCGTTGAGTTCGCGCAGGTGCCCTTGGATTATTACCGTCACTTTCCCGTAGCCCGACCGTTCGGCCGGGATCCGTAGATACACTTCGCCCGTTTGGAACAGCGCGTTGCGCGTGCGTACGGTCCCTTCCTCGGATAACTTGTTCAGAGTGTAGAAAATCCAAGCGAACAGCAGCATGAACGCGAAACCGGAGACCGTCGCAATCAACGAGGCGACGAAAGCGACCAGGCCCGCGTTGACCCCGGCAAGGCCGATCCAGGCGAACGCGGTGAAGAAAATGATCAAGCCCTTGACCGAGAAGATTCTTATCCCGCTGCCGTGATCGGCCGCGTCGGTGTCGGAGTCGACATCGAAATCCGCCGCGTCGATGCCGTCCAGGCCGCTCATATCGGCGTCGGTATCGGTTTCGCCGCCGATGCCGACCAGTTCCAGTACGACTTGCAGCAACGTCAGCAGCGACGAGGGCACCGCAATCACCCAAAGGACTTTTTGGAAGAGGGACAGGGCCTCCCACCATTCCGTCATGACGCACCCTCCCTGACGTAGGCGTTGAATCGAAGTCGAAAGCGAAACTGTGTTGTTGAACCGCTCGGCTACTATAGCCGAAAGGATTCGACGGTAAAAGCCGATCGACCTTCGATTGTCGGAGTTACGAGTTTGTCGACTGGTTGATCAGACCACGCGCGTCGCGGTTTGGTTCCTTGTATCCTTCGGCCTGTGCGGGCGCTCTACCACTTGGCGAAGTGTTCCTCACAGAACCCGTAGAGCGTCACGTCGTGCTTTGTGCGACCGACTTTGATCTCGCCCTCGAACTGGCCGAAGGGTTGATGCAAACGGCTCGCGGCGATCAGCAGGTTGGCCGCCTCAAAACGCTCGTGATCGGGGGTGAACTCGAGGTCCACGTCCCCCTCCGGCGTCCACACGCGCCACGGTTTGCCCAGCACGTCCCGCTGGTCGTAGTCGAAATTGACGCCGCCGATCATATGCGGTTGGCCGTCGATCCACACCGTGTTTTCGGTGTAACCCGAGGTGATCAATCCGGTTGAGAAATTCACGCCCACCGCCTTGCCGGAGGCGGCGTGCCCGGCGGCCGCGGCCCAGTTCCAAATTGTGTTGCGCGGCGGCGTGGCCGAAGACCAATCCAGAATCGCCATCGCTTTGTCCGACAACGCGACCTTCTCGCCGCCGACCACGATGTGCCCGGTCGCCGGCAGGCCGACGAATTTGTACGTGTGGCCGAAGCCGTACATCGCCATCCGCGTGACCGTCGAAACGCCGTCGCCGTTCTCACTAAACGCGACTTCCGCAGTGATCTCGCCGCAGCGCAGGTGCAACTCGCGACGGCCGTCCGCCGGCGTATTCTGCATACGGATGAAGTCGTTCCCGACGCGAATCTCGCTGACGCCTTGCGCGGCCGAGCGCGAGAATGCCGTGTTCTTGGCCAACGGCGATTTCAGGTTCTTTTCGGCGAGTTGCCGTCGATTGCGGTCGTAGACGTAAGCAAAACCCGCGCCCGCGTATTGCAGGTGAATCACTGCCGCGCCCAAAACGAACCCCTCGTCGATCACGCCAACGAACTGCCAGCGTTTCAGCAGCTTGTCGGCTGTGCTGTGGAGCGCCGACCACGGCCAGCGTTGCAGGCCCGTATAGTCAAAACACTCGTGATTACATTCGGCGATCGGGCCGCGGAAGTTTCCGTAATTCGGGATACCGTTTTCGGCGATCAAAATCGCCGGAGCATCGGTGAGAGCAACGGGCGCCATGGTTCGTTCCTTTGTCGGTTGTATGTGGGGCGCATTTTGGCCCGTGGCGGGAAGCCTTGCAAGCGCGTGGCGGCACAAAAACGGCCCGCCGTGGCGAGCCGTTCCAGGAATCGATTGTTAGCTGTAACTCACAGCGGGGTTAATGTGACGTCGAAGCTCGTCGCCAATTCGATTTCCAGATCCGGCTCCATGTCCAGTTCGACACCGTGAGTCGGCACGGCCAGACGCAGGCAGAATGCGAACGGCGAGGTGAAGTCGAGCAACTGATCCTCCAATTCGCTTTCGCCGCCGCTGAGGAAGGTTGCGTCGGTCCACGAGTTCACGTTCGTGCCCGCCGGGATTTCGATGCGCGCAATGCGTTTATCGTTCGGCAACTTTGTCGGGTCGACGAGCACGAAATCGAGGCTGGACAGATCGATATCCACGCCGTCGGGCGGAACGAGCGGCGAGGGCACAGACGAAAGCAGGAAGATATCAAGATTGCCACCCTCGGCAACACGATTTTTCCCAATCTTGTAGGTCATGTCCTTGATTTCGATATCATCGATGTGACTTTTGGCGGAATTCCACAGGTCGGCGTAATCCGTGGCCGACATGAGGGTGTTGATCGTTACGGTCTCCGAATAGCACACGGCCGTCAGTTTGTAGCCGGCCTGCTCGATGGCGTACATCGGTACCGGCTCGTCGGTAATATCCAAGTCGAAGCTTTCGGTTTGGCCCACAGCGTCGTTGATTTCATCTTCGAGTTTTTCGCACGCCGCGAAAATCAGGCTCAAAGCCGCCAGGGCGAAAACGGCAATCATTAATTTGCGCATGGATTTCCTCCAGGTTCGTCGAGTTCCTTCAATAGGCTACTTTAATGCGATTTCCTCTTCTTCGCCAGCGCGAAATGACGAATCGGCTTGACGGCACCGAAACGCTACCAAG
This genomic window from Candidatus Lernaella stagnicola contains:
- a CDS encoding DUF2804 domain-containing protein, with protein sequence MAPVALTDAPAILIAENGIPNYGNFRGPIAECNHECFDYTGLQRWPWSALHSTADKLLKRWQFVGVIDEGFVLGAAVIHLQYAGAGFAYVYDRNRRQLAEKNLKSPLAKNTAFSRSAAQGVSEIRVGNDFIRMQNTPADGRRELHLRCGEITAEVAFSENGDGVSTVTRMAMYGFGHTYKFVGLPATGHIVVGGEKVALSDKAMAILDWSSATPPRNTIWNWAAAAGHAASGKAVGVNFSTGLITSGYTENTVWIDGQPHMIGGVNFDYDQRDVLGKPWRVWTPEGDVDLEFTPDHERFEAANLLIAASRLHQPFGQFEGEIKVGRTKHDVTLYGFCEEHFAKW